The following are from one region of the Leptospira terpstrae serovar Hualin str. LT 11-33 = ATCC 700639 genome:
- a CDS encoding acyl-CoA thioesterase: MKSKENNFQYSFRVRYSEVDSQGIVFNANYLNYLDVAITEYFRSKGISYSEFIERYQLDFHVVQSLIDYRNGAKFDDVLDVLLSPSYKSSKIYWSFQIKCSEKNICSGMLTYITVSHVTKKIVSLPEEVGRLLEFSVKVDTKE; this comes from the coding sequence ATGAAATCAAAAGAAAATAATTTCCAATATTCGTTCCGAGTTCGGTATTCAGAAGTTGATTCACAAGGGATCGTATTTAACGCAAATTATCTAAATTATTTAGATGTAGCTATTACCGAATACTTTCGTTCCAAAGGAATTTCTTATTCAGAATTTATTGAGCGTTACCAACTGGATTTTCACGTAGTTCAATCGCTCATAGATTATCGTAATGGTGCGAAGTTTGATGATGTATTAGATGTCCTTTTAAGTCCGAGTTACAAATCTTCAAAGATTTATTGGTCTTTTCAAATCAAATGTTCTGAAAAAAATATTTGTTCGGGTATGCTTACTTACATTACTGTAAGCCATGTAACAAAGAAAATTGTATCGTTACCTGAAGAGGTGGGTAGGTTGTTGGAATTTTCAGTGAAGGTGGATACAAAAGAATAA
- a CDS encoding sensor domain-containing diguanylate cyclase → MNEINTDVFAREIVSQSIDAIVVLDTDSKILFSNLALQSLTGFTKEELYQKTFSFLFPPNEKGEQNSIETFVSSNDSHYIAGFLKELELVTKPKGTIPVEIRAFTIRNENQMFYAAIIRDVRERRRLEEQKNVLINSLKRLAYMDELTMLPNRRSFSESLQKTVATVKRRNRESVLAVLDIDHFKVINDTYGHDIGDLVLKKMANIFVDCLREEDTIGRIGGEEFGCILPDTTTEGATIVLDRLRESVETHRFFIFDNYYLNITLSIGYTKVHPIQKPEEILKLADIALYQAKNHGRNCIQVYPV, encoded by the coding sequence ATGAATGAGATTAATACAGATGTGTTTGCGAGAGAAATTGTTTCGCAATCCATCGATGCCATTGTTGTTTTAGATACTGATAGTAAGATACTCTTCAGTAACTTAGCGTTACAGTCGTTAACTGGATTTACAAAAGAAGAATTATATCAAAAAACGTTTTCTTTTCTTTTTCCTCCGAATGAAAAAGGGGAACAGAATTCCATAGAAACCTTTGTAAGTTCCAATGATTCTCATTATATTGCTGGGTTTCTTAAAGAATTGGAACTAGTCACAAAACCAAAAGGTACAATCCCGGTTGAGATTCGTGCCTTTACCATTCGTAATGAAAACCAAATGTTTTATGCAGCCATCATACGTGATGTGAGGGAACGGAGACGACTAGAAGAACAAAAGAATGTTCTCATCAATAGTTTGAAACGATTGGCATATATGGATGAGCTTACCATGTTGCCAAACCGACGTTCCTTTTCCGAAAGTTTGCAGAAAACTGTTGCCACCGTCAAACGTCGTAACCGCGAATCAGTACTCGCCGTCCTTGACATCGACCATTTTAAGGTCATTAATGATACCTATGGACATGACATTGGGGATTTGGTATTGAAAAAAATGGCCAATATCTTTGTGGATTGTCTAAGGGAAGAGGATACAATCGGGAGGATTGGGGGGGAAGAGTTTGGTTGCATTCTACCTGACACAACTACGGAAGGTGCCACGATTGTTCTCGACCGCCTTCGCGAATCTGTAGAAACACACCGGTTCTTTATTTTCGATAACTACTATCTCAATATTACTCTGAGCATTGGATACACCAAGGTGCACCCGATTCAAAAACCAGAGGAAATCTTGAAGTTAGCGGACATCGCTCTCTACCAAGCGAAGAATCATGGCCGTAACTGCATCCAAGTTTACCCTGTGTGA
- a CDS encoding [protein-PII] uridylyltransferase family protein — translation MMKSELKAKLQRTFPKAKTVSSGRLFTRQLSNLVDESIRTLFSEVSEGIPLKDHLCLIAVGGYGRRELAPYSDIDLLYLHDGKLSDKLLSEIISKINTFLYNNEKEVGHSCRTIKESFLYLDQIETFHAVLDSRFLVGSEVLFQKYKAEFLGKIPEKTIKVFNDWKLSYLRERIINSYNPILLSEPNIKNDPLGLRDIQHMYWIEKTNPLADSADGGIFDFYLIGDSLTLLSAYDFLLLTRSALHIISGRKNDRLDLGLQAEVAEFLGFGPKNEIKTLESFMSQFYKAQKEVYFYIGTYLDEKTNRNKKRIQRELSNPDSLYDDIIQFFAESQLNEEEPSRIDLNEIRFASHFLDDDFKNQKSVLDTFLEMLRKKKRIGHTLTLMHECNILGKLIPEFGACTNFPLFSYHHQYTVDEHTLLILRELDVLIADLWEDRQIQEVFNVCQKIEILALAILIHDAGKVKEGDHSQYGAELALIIAERFRLSEEDTELLLFLVAEHIVMSELSSKRDIYDPKLIASFAKQFSNENTLRLLYILTIIDTKSVGQGILTNWKKEILHFLFTSTLTYLQKKGNLADTQERIESTLETYLIEKEGLTAEQSERIVEFGMKIRPSSYLNYNTPRRVYQHFILLYDWKSSGLPFRMITEREPAFVTLSIFAQSDKQMLLYLSGTISSLGLNLVGLRLFRTDEDQLILQAQITDEFGSGEIAEKQISDIESTLADCIDGKINIEDLASTTNIWKTLPQIPDGMVEELVKFANDLSESYSVLEVRVPDSIGLVYRILKTLLDFELEVIFVRISTSADFAYDSFHIQTKNGTKIEDTGLLLAIKEKILSVARVKENQGIMEINF, via the coding sequence ATGATGAAATCAGAACTCAAGGCAAAACTGCAAAGGACATTCCCAAAAGCCAAAACAGTTTCCTCAGGAAGGCTTTTTACACGCCAGTTGAGTAATCTTGTGGATGAATCCATCCGGACTCTATTTAGTGAGGTCTCCGAAGGAATCCCATTAAAAGACCATCTTTGTCTAATTGCTGTTGGTGGGTATGGACGTCGGGAACTAGCCCCCTATTCTGATATCGATCTTCTATACCTCCATGATGGAAAACTTTCCGATAAACTTCTTAGCGAAATTATTTCGAAGATCAATACATTCTTATATAATAACGAAAAGGAAGTAGGACATTCTTGCCGCACCATCAAAGAATCCTTTTTGTATTTGGATCAAATCGAAACCTTCCATGCTGTTCTGGACTCACGGTTTCTTGTAGGATCGGAAGTTTTATTTCAAAAATACAAGGCAGAATTTTTAGGAAAAATTCCTGAAAAAACCATCAAAGTTTTTAACGATTGGAAATTATCATATCTTCGTGAAAGAATTATTAATTCTTACAATCCTATCCTACTTTCTGAACCTAATATTAAAAACGATCCGTTAGGACTTCGTGATATTCAACATATGTATTGGATTGAAAAAACAAATCCATTGGCCGATTCAGCCGATGGTGGTATTTTCGATTTTTATTTGATTGGTGATAGTTTAACTCTTTTATCAGCTTATGATTTTTTACTTTTAACAAGATCAGCTCTCCACATCATCAGCGGCCGAAAGAATGACAGATTGGATTTGGGCTTACAGGCGGAAGTCGCAGAGTTTTTAGGTTTCGGACCAAAAAACGAAATCAAAACTCTCGAATCCTTTATGAGCCAATTCTACAAAGCCCAAAAGGAAGTGTATTTTTATATTGGAACCTATTTGGATGAAAAAACCAATCGCAATAAAAAAAGAATCCAACGTGAACTATCCAATCCAGATAGTTTGTATGATGACATCATTCAATTCTTCGCTGAATCACAATTAAACGAGGAAGAACCTTCCCGGATCGATCTAAATGAAATCAGATTCGCATCACACTTCTTAGATGATGATTTTAAAAATCAAAAGTCAGTTTTAGACACTTTTCTTGAGATGTTACGAAAGAAAAAACGGATTGGGCATACACTCACCTTAATGCATGAGTGTAATATTTTAGGTAAACTGATTCCCGAATTTGGAGCCTGTACAAATTTTCCACTGTTTAGTTACCACCACCAATACACGGTGGATGAACACACACTTCTTATTTTGCGAGAACTGGATGTACTCATCGCTGATTTATGGGAAGATCGGCAAATCCAGGAAGTATTCAATGTTTGTCAAAAAATTGAAATTTTGGCTCTCGCAATTCTTATTCATGATGCAGGTAAAGTAAAAGAAGGGGATCACAGCCAATACGGAGCGGAACTTGCACTCATCATAGCCGAAAGGTTTCGTTTGTCAGAAGAAGATACGGAACTTTTGCTTTTCCTAGTGGCCGAACACATTGTAATGTCGGAACTCTCTTCCAAAAGAGATATTTATGATCCAAAACTCATCGCTTCTTTTGCGAAACAATTTTCTAATGAAAACACTTTACGTTTGTTATACATTCTTACCATCATTGATACAAAGTCCGTAGGACAAGGTATCCTAACCAACTGGAAAAAGGAAATTCTACACTTCCTATTCACTTCCACGCTTACCTATTTGCAAAAAAAAGGAAATCTTGCTGACACCCAAGAGCGTATAGAATCCACTCTCGAAACTTATTTAATCGAAAAAGAAGGCCTTACAGCCGAACAATCCGAACGAATCGTTGAGTTTGGAATGAAAATCAGACCTTCCTCGTATTTAAATTACAATACTCCCAGACGAGTGTACCAACATTTCATATTACTTTATGATTGGAAAAGTTCGGGCTTGCCATTTCGAATGATCACAGAAAGAGAACCTGCCTTTGTCACTTTATCAATTTTTGCACAATCCGACAAACAAATGTTACTTTATCTTTCTGGAACTATCTCTTCTTTGGGATTAAATTTAGTAGGACTGCGACTATTTAGAACTGATGAAGACCAACTCATTCTACAAGCACAAATCACCGATGAATTTGGTAGTGGAGAAATCGCAGAAAAACAGATTTCTGATATAGAATCTACTCTGGCCGATTGTATCGATGGAAAAATCAATATAGAAGATTTGGCCTCCACAACCAACATTTGGAAAACATTACCACAAATTCCCGACGGAATGGTGGAAGAGTTGGTAAAATTTGCTAATGATCTATCAGAATCTTATTCTGTTTTAGAAGTGAGAGTTCCCGACTCTATTGGACTTGTGTATAGAATCTTAAAAACATTACTCGACTTTGAACTCGAAGTAATTTTTGTTAGGATCTCCACCAGTGCGGATTTTGCTTATGACTCCTTTCATATACAAACCAAAAATGGTACAAAAATTGAAGATACAGGCCTACTGTTGGCCATCAAAGAAAAAATCCTCTCGGTAGCGCGAGTGAAAGAAAATCAAGGAATCATGGAGATTAATTTTTAA
- a CDS encoding glycoside hydrolase family 172 protein yields MDYKYSKVFTKLNWKEKNLLMLKSIFFIGFSLTISTNSLFADGWESSIWKDKSYRNQRISSADPTNGNDDFIKIPKKKTVTLAEIKTRGVIKHIWMTLASKDPMARKNAVIRIYWDNHEYPSVEVPLGEFFGQGWGEEYILNSAPLVAAPKKGKSMNSYFSMPFETGAKIEIENESDEDISNFYFYIDYEEWKEPLGSNLRFHAQWNRSVTKPNTVNGKENEWGLLGETEKTVFKKENYFSVLETEGKGQFVGLNLYVDSPTPLWYGEGDDLIFIDGNQTEANLKGTGTEDVFNTAWSPKEIFMHPYFGYPRVSDSVGWLGRTHLYRFWVESPIRFERNFLFLLEHGHANSLTLDLISVAYWYQSLNPKPMKVLPKKEFRTNKPEINFRHIHKWRDSFRSEKGYGEIWGNE; encoded by the coding sequence ATGGATTATAAATATTCTAAAGTGTTCACAAAATTAAATTGGAAAGAAAAGAATTTACTTATGTTGAAATCTATCTTTTTCATTGGTTTTTCTCTAACTATTTCCACCAATTCATTATTTGCGGATGGATGGGAATCTTCGATTTGGAAAGATAAAAGTTACCGTAACCAAAGGATTTCAAGTGCAGATCCTACCAATGGTAATGATGATTTTATCAAAATTCCAAAGAAAAAAACTGTAACCTTAGCTGAGATTAAAACTAGGGGAGTCATCAAACATATTTGGATGACCCTTGCCAGTAAAGATCCAATGGCTCGTAAAAATGCTGTCATTCGAATCTATTGGGACAACCACGAGTATCCTTCCGTAGAGGTTCCGTTAGGTGAGTTTTTTGGACAAGGTTGGGGAGAGGAATACATTTTAAATTCGGCTCCTTTGGTTGCAGCCCCCAAAAAAGGAAAGTCAATGAACTCTTATTTTTCTATGCCCTTTGAAACAGGAGCAAAGATTGAAATAGAAAATGAATCGGATGAAGATATCAGTAATTTTTATTTTTACATTGATTATGAAGAATGGAAAGAACCACTAGGTTCCAATTTAAGGTTTCACGCCCAGTGGAATCGAAGTGTAACAAAACCTAACACGGTGAATGGGAAGGAAAACGAATGGGGCCTTCTTGGAGAAACAGAAAAGACTGTTTTTAAAAAAGAAAATTACTTTTCTGTTCTTGAAACTGAAGGCAAAGGCCAATTTGTGGGACTTAACTTGTATGTTGATTCCCCAACTCCTCTTTGGTATGGCGAAGGGGATGATTTGATTTTTATTGATGGGAACCAAACAGAGGCCAACTTAAAAGGTACAGGAACAGAAGATGTTTTTAATACCGCTTGGTCACCAAAAGAAATCTTTATGCATCCATACTTCGGATATCCACGTGTCTCGGATTCTGTGGGTTGGCTTGGCAGAACTCATTTGTATCGATTTTGGGTGGAATCCCCAATACGGTTTGAAAGAAATTTCCTATTCCTTTTAGAACATGGGCATGCAAATTCCTTGACCTTAGATTTAATCTCTGTTGCTTATTGGTATCAGAGTCTGAATCCAAAACCAATGAAGGTTTTGCCGAAAAAAGAATTCCGAACCAACAAACCGGAAATTAATTTTCGTCATATCCACAAGTGGCGGGATTCATTCCGAAGCGAAAAAGGTTATGGGGAAATTTGGGGAAATGAATGA
- a CDS encoding glycoside hydrolase family 13 protein → MAWWKEAVIYQIYPRSFQDSNGDGIGDLEGIIDRLDYLAGSKDSLGIDAIWLSPVYPSPMFDFGYDISNYEEIDPVYGDTQTFKRLLKEAHKRGIRIIMDLVVNHTSHLHPWFIESRSSVNSPKRDWYIWKEPTHVGPPNNWLGAFGGSGWEYDKRTGEYYFHSFLKEQPDLNWRNPDVEDAIFKMMKYWLDMGVDGFRLDVVNLYVKDEFLRNNASYFMKGPRPYDKQVHTYDRDRPEMHGILRRMRKLLDSYSDKRMFVGEIMQDFPGNVLLPATYCGRNDQLHLAFNFMFLFSPWKAEKFFQIVKDFESALGEDNWPNYTLSNHDFPRHITRYEKGADTKARAQLAACMMLTLRGTPFLYYGEEIGMKRQKVPYKKIQDPVGKRYWPFHPGRDPERIPMPWDGSESTGFTTGKAWLPLYEEANTINVESQKADPNSLFFTYKKLIQIRKDRKSLRKGKLKILITEDKQALYYKRRDGKEETYIFLNFSAKPVKVSYPRKWILNEILFSSANRTSSFDLEKELDYGGLVLLPNEAVIFGK, encoded by the coding sequence ATGGCATGGTGGAAAGAAGCAGTTATTTATCAAATTTATCCACGTAGTTTTCAAGATTCCAATGGTGATGGAATAGGAGATTTGGAAGGAATCATCGATAGATTGGATTACCTTGCTGGGTCCAAAGATTCCCTTGGAATTGATGCCATTTGGTTATCTCCAGTGTATCCTTCACCTATGTTTGATTTTGGATACGACATTTCTAATTATGAAGAAATTGATCCTGTTTATGGAGACACTCAAACTTTCAAACGGTTGTTAAAGGAAGCTCACAAACGTGGGATCCGAATCATCATGGATCTTGTGGTCAACCATACATCTCACCTTCACCCATGGTTTATTGAATCCAGATCTTCAGTCAATAGTCCCAAAAGAGATTGGTACATTTGGAAAGAACCAACCCATGTAGGTCCACCTAACAACTGGCTCGGTGCATTTGGCGGTTCCGGTTGGGAATACGACAAACGTACTGGAGAGTATTATTTCCATTCTTTCCTTAAAGAACAACCTGACCTCAATTGGCGTAATCCCGACGTAGAAGATGCCATTTTTAAAATGATGAAGTATTGGTTGGATATGGGAGTGGATGGGTTCAGACTCGATGTTGTCAACTTGTATGTAAAAGATGAATTTCTTCGAAACAATGCTTCTTACTTTATGAAAGGCCCAAGACCTTACGACAAACAAGTCCATACCTATGATCGTGATCGTCCTGAAATGCATGGAATCTTACGCCGAATGCGTAAACTTCTCGATTCTTATTCCGACAAACGCATGTTTGTTGGCGAGATTATGCAAGACTTCCCTGGAAACGTCCTCCTTCCTGCTACCTACTGCGGCCGAAATGACCAATTACACCTTGCATTCAATTTTATGTTTCTTTTTTCACCATGGAAGGCAGAAAAATTTTTTCAAATTGTCAAGGACTTTGAATCCGCTCTGGGGGAAGACAACTGGCCCAACTATACTTTATCCAACCATGACTTTCCTCGCCACATCACTCGTTACGAAAAAGGTGCCGATACTAAAGCCCGTGCCCAACTCGCCGCCTGTATGATGTTAACGCTTCGCGGTACACCGTTTCTCTATTATGGTGAAGAAATTGGAATGAAACGCCAAAAAGTTCCTTACAAAAAAATCCAAGACCCTGTAGGAAAACGTTATTGGCCCTTCCATCCAGGTCGTGACCCGGAACGAATTCCTATGCCTTGGGATGGATCCGAATCCACAGGTTTCACTACGGGAAAAGCCTGGCTTCCTTTGTATGAAGAAGCTAACACAATCAATGTGGAATCTCAAAAAGCAGATCCTAATTCACTGTTTTTCACTTACAAAAAACTCATCCAAATTAGAAAGGACCGCAAATCTCTTCGCAAAGGAAAATTAAAAATTCTTATTACGGAAGATAAACAAGCATTATATTACAAAAGAAGAGACGGAAAAGAAGAAACTTATATTTTTTTAAACTTCTCTGCAAAGCCAGTCAAAGTTTCCTATCCAAGAAAATGGATCCTAAATGAAATTTTATTTAGTTCAGCGAACAGAACATCTTCGTTTGATCTAGAAAAGGAATTGGACTATGGTGGTTTGGTTTTGCTGCCAAATGAAGCAGTAATTTTTGGAAAATAG